One region of Drosophila subobscura isolate 14011-0131.10 chromosome J, UCBerk_Dsub_1.0, whole genome shotgun sequence genomic DNA includes:
- the LOC117895694 gene encoding protein zer-1 homolog isoform X2, which translates to MSCKVRLMEDGSLDEEPLTLKEIAYQKLCNNLDIISSCRPDNNRLLNAGIVLPNEICDGFLENYQRFNRPLDDNVIKLFEDTQRTSLKIVNLRNSTLSSIGLETLMRHKLFALSMWYCDMITVNSHHLLAHYGDSLRSLELGISSHLLQNAEPNEKEPVDFQLTCPHLRRLVLNGVVMHHRLQFAHLHDLGHLDLTSCVLANFSLEALVMLPNLHTLILFNVWPIANQLHAICCLRRLCTLDISISSSGNGHGTYDLPDQTLEMLMDNLRHLTHLDISGTNLAGNGVATKESTNANANTKMEQQHFALTDIPGLASRTQRPLQFLGLYHTAHWACKRHDIPALEVAGDTNEQQILTAARYYHDRPVLLTRVLNDLYHLFRFENCKDIHTALDAVLSAMDRHLKFKHMQISGSATLFYIVKGRERSKFGTLLRNHIIRTLLNGMEMHLTDDTMLRNGYLTLTQFHMPADVLFEYERLIKILLHGVSKTEQEGFVQRIAIYLLNTLACQVDGRQKLFLGEMGVVSNMLTLIKDRLTRSVFDDVMEVAWSTMWNVTDETAINCKRFLIGRGMEYFLKCLHTFPDRDELLRNMMGLLGNVAEVKWLRPQLMTQEFIEVFARLLDSLSDGIEVSYNAAGVLAHIASDGAEAWTIKSPSREHVLDRMVAAIQRWNIKSERNINYRSFEPILSLVRCYETPQCQHWAVWALANLTQVYPEKYCQLVEQENGIQILNELIEHESPYCEIKRIARLVIEQCDSGSGSERMVEG; encoded by the exons ATGAGCTGTAAGGTGCGATTGATGGAGGACGGCTCACTGGACGAGGAGCCGCTGACACTGAAGGAGATTGCCTACCAAAAGCTGTGCAACAATCTCGACATCATCAGCAGCTGTCGCCCGGACAACAATCGCCTGCTGAATGCCGGCATTGTGCTGCCCAATGAGATATGCGATGGCTTTCTGGAGAACTATCAGCGCTTCAACAGGCCACTGGACGACAATGTCATCAAGTTATTCGAGGACACACAGCGCACATCGCTGAAGATTGTCAATCTACGCAACAGCACACTCAGCAGCATAG GCCTGGAAACTCTGATGCGCCACAAACTGTTTGCCCTGTCCATGTGGTACTGTGACATGATCACCGTGAATTCGCATCATCTGCTGGCCCACTATGGCGACAGTTTGCGCTCCTTGGAGCTGGGCATAAGCTCGCATCTGCTGCAGAATGCGGAACCCAACGAGAAGGAGCCAGTGGACTTTCAGCTCACGTGTCCGCATCTGCGGCGACTCGTCCTCAATGGCGTGGTCATGCATCATCGCCTGCAGTTTGCCCATTTGCATGATTTGGGACATCTGGACCTCACCTCCTGCGTGCTGGCAAACTTCAGTTTGGAGGCTTTGGTGATGCTGCCGAACCTCCACACACTGATCCTGTTCAACGTGTGGCCCATAGCCAATCAGCTGCATGCCATCTGCTGCCTGCGACGCCTGTGCACGCTGgacatctccatctccagctcaggGAATGGCCATGGCACGTACGACCTGCCCGACCAGACGCTGGAGATGCTCATGGATAATCTGCGCCATCTGACACACCTGGATATCTCAGGCACGAATTTAGCGGGCAACGGGGTGGCCACCAAGGAGTCcaccaatgccaatgccaataccAAAATGGAGCAGCAACACTTTGCCCTCACGGACATACCCGGCCTGGCGTCACGCACCCAACGGCCGCTGCAGTTCCTGGGGCTCTATCACACGGCCCATTGGGCGTGCAAGCGGCATGACATACCCGCACTCGAGGTGGCTGGCGATACCAATGAGCAGCAGATACTAACAGCAGCACGTTACTACCACGACAGACCCGTGCTCCTGACGAGG GTACTCAACGATCTGTATCATCTGTTTCGTTTCGAGAACTGCAAGGACATACACACAGCACTGGATGCTGTACTCTCAGCCATGGATAGGCACCTCAAGTTCAAGCATATGCAAATCTCTGGAAG TGCCACATTGTTCTACATTGTCAAGGGCAGGGAACGCTCAAAGTTTGGCACTTTGCTGCGCAATCACATCATACGCACGCTGCTCAACGGCATGGAAATGCATCTCACGGACGACACAATGCTGCGGAATGGCTATCTGACACTCACACAGTTCCACATGCCAGCAGATGTG CTGTTTGAATATGAACGTCTGATCAAGATACTGCTGCATGGTGTGTCCAAGACGGAGCAGGAGGGTTTCGTGCAGCGCATTGCCATCTATTTGCTAAACACTTTGGCCTGCCAGGTGGATGGACGACAAAAGCTCTTCCTGGGCGAAATGGGTGTAGTTAGT AACATGCTGACGCTGATCAAGGATCGACTCACACGCTCCGTCTTTGATGATGTCATGGAGGTGGCCTGGTCCACCATGTGGAATGTAACCGACGAGACTGCTATTAATTGTAAGAGATTCCTCATTGGACGCGGCATGGAGTATTTCCTTAAGTGTTTACAC ACCTTTCCCGATCGCGATGAGCTGCTGCGCAACATGATGGGGCTGCTGGGCAATGTCGCAGAGGTGAAATGGCTGCGACCCCAGCTGATGACACAGGAATTCATAGAGGTGTTCGCCCGTCTGCTGGACTCCTTGAGTGACGGCATCGAG GTCAGCTACAATGCGGCCGGTGTGCTCGCGCACATTGCATCCGATGGGGCCGAGGCCTGGACCATCAAATCGCCCAGCCGTGAGCATGTGCTGGACCGCATGGTGGCCGCCATTCAGCGTTGGAACATCAAAAGTGAGCGGAACATCAACTACCGCAGCTTTGAGCCCATACTCAGTCTGGTGCGCTGCTATGAGACGCCACAATGCCAGCACTGGGCCGTCTGGGCATTGGCAAATCTGACACAG GTTTATCCGGAGAAATATTGCCAGCTGGTGGAGCAGGAGAATGGCATACAGATACTGAACGAGCTGATTGAGCACGAGAGCCCCTACTGTGAGATTAAGCGCATTGCCCGCTTGGTCATCGAGCAGTGCGATTCGGGCTCGGGGTCAGAGCGCATGGTCGAGGGCTGA
- the LOC117895698 gene encoding rhomboid-related protein 2 isoform X1, with protein sequence MWPGSERGSSRALELPTSQQNAGGSSQQETLADIEHISTIAGSLASIGSISHTQMRYQCTNDAGYDTEHTSLNSDFDEAELRRELLRDKWKLLFDMFDPEGFGEICVTEFLSALTSPEFLSQVPMNKRELLLERAKKAQVPTGPGYVTFQDFVNVMSGKRTRSFKCAVHHRDREVCSENDFQLVLSEPPLFRKMVHAVAMEILPEERDRKYYADRYTCCPPPVFIILVTVVELGFFVYHTMVTGEAAPRGPIPTDSMFIYRPDKRHEIWRFLCYMVLHAGWLHLGFNVAVQLLFGLPLEMVHGSTRIACIYFSGVLAGSLGTSIFDPEVFLVGASGGVYALLAAHLANVLLNYHQMRYGVIRLLHILVFVSFDFGFAIYARYAGEDVLLSSAAVSEVQHVTDATDTVAAVSFVAHLAGAVAGLTIGLLVLKSFEQKLHENLLWWIALGTYSALVVFAIAFNILHGFALFNMRMEKIRVTETYFSDFQP encoded by the exons ATGTGGCCTGGCTCCGAGCGAGGCAGCTCGCGGGCACTGGAGCTGCCAACGAGTCAACAGAATGCTGGCGGTAGTAGTCAACAGGAGACGCTGGCCGATATCGAGCATATATCCACCATAGCTGGCTCCCTGGCCTCCATTGGATCCATATCGCATACACAAATGAGATAT CAATGCACAAATGATGCTGGCTATGATACGGAACACACCTCCCTAAACTCTGACTTTGATGAGGCTGAACTGCGCAGGGAATTGCTGAGAGAT AAATGGAAACTCCTCTTTGATATG TTCGATCCTGAAGGTTTTGGTGAAATCTGCGTCACAGAATTCCTATCGGCCCTCACATCGCCGGAGTTTCTATCCCAAGTGCCTATGAACAAGCGGGAGCTGTTGCTGGAGCGCGCTAAGAAGGCCCAAGTGCCCACTGGTCCGGGCTATGTAACGTTCCAGGACTTTGTGAATGTG ATGAGCGGGAAGCGAACGCGCAGCTTTAAATGTGCCGTCCACCATCGTGATCGTGAGGTGTGCTCTGAGAACGACTTTCAGCTGGTGCTGAGCGAACCGCCGCTCTTTCGCAAGATGGTGCATGCCGTGGCCATGGAGATCCTGCCCGAGGAGCGGGATCGCAAGTACTACGCAGACCGTTACACCTGCTGTCCGCCGCCCGTCTTCATTATTCTCGTAACAGTCGTAGAG TTGGGTTTCTTTGTGTATCACACGATGGTCACGGGAGAGGCGGCGCCACGTGGACCCATACCCACCGATTCAATGTTCATCTATCGGCCGGACAAGCGGCACGAGATCTGGCGGTTTCTCTGCTACATGGTGCTGcacgctggctggctgcatctGGGCTTCAATGTGGCCGtgcagctgctgtttggcCTGCCGCTGGAGATGGTCCATGGCTCGACGAGGATCGCCTGCATTTACTTCTCGGGCGTGCTGGCCGGCTCGCTGGGCACCAGCATCTTCGATCCGGAGGTGTTCCTGGTGGGCGCCAGTGGCGGTGTCTACGCTCTGCTGGCCGCCCATCTGGCCAATGTGCTGCTCAACTATCACCAAATGCGTTATGGAGTGATACGACTGCTGCATATATTAGTTTTTG tttcatttgattttggttttgccaTCTATGCGCGCTATGCCGGCGAGGATGTGCTGCTGTCGAGTGCCGCCGTCAGTGAGGTGCAGCATGTCACAGATGCCACGGATACTGTGGCCGCCGTCTCGTTTGTGGCCCATCTGGCGGGTGCTGTGGCCGGGCTCACCATCgggctgctggtgctgaagAGTTTCGAGCAGAAGCTGCACGAGAATCTCCTCTGGTGGATTGCCCTCGGCACCTACTCGGCCCTGGTGgtctttgccattgccttcAACATTCTGCATGGATTTGCTCTGTTCAATATGCGCATGGAGAAGATACGCGTCACGGAGACGTACTTTAGTGACTTTCAGCCGTGA
- the LOC117895696 gene encoding poly(U)-binding-splicing factor half pint, whose translation MGSNDRASRSPRSDDQREITEMPATKRTRSDSGKSTDSKIPYLSQPLYDLKQTGDVKFGPGTRSALLGLLGGALPKLTSEQHDLVSKAKKYAMEQSIKMVLMKQTLAHQQQQLATQRTQVQRQQALALMCRVYVGSISFELKEDTIRVAFTPFGPIKSINMSWDPITQKHKGFAFVEYEIPEGAQLALEQMNGALMGGRNIKVGRPSNMPQAQQVIDEVQEEAKSFNRIYVASIHPDLSEEDIKSVFEAFGPILYCKLAQGTSLHTHKGYGFIEYANKQAMDEAIASMNLFDLGGQLLRVGRSITPPNALACPTTNSTMPTAAAVAAAAATAKIQALDAVASNAVLGLSQHPSNLGMAAGAVVTKVGNMPLVNAATSAAALNPGLAMPAAPVAALLPPGIFQPPTPVTPSLLGVPAGLQPLQAVVPSLPPPALLATPTLPLPGTGLGVGLGAGVLPTVVAPVGSVEATNGASVAIAVSAAANNAAATAANLSENIKKAHEKQQEELQKKLMDEGDVQTLQQQENMSIKGQSARQLVMQRLMRPTDSRVIILRNMVGPEDVDETLQEEIQEECSKFGTVSRVIIFNEKQTENEDDDEAEIIVKIFVEFSAGAEAQRGKEALHGRFFGGRRVVAELYDQGVFDQGDLSG comes from the exons ATG GGCAGTAACGACAGAGCCTCCAGATCCCCACGTTCGGATGATCAGCGTGAAATAACGGAAATGCCAGCCACAAAGCGAACGCGCTCCGACTCGG GCAAGTCCACGGATTCGAAAATTCCCTACCTTTCGCAGCCACTGTATGACCTGAAGCAGACGGGCGATGTGAAATTTGGGCCCGGCACACGTTCCGCCCTGCTGGGTCTGCTCGGTGGGGCACTGCCAAAGCTGACATCGGAGCAGCATGATCTCGTCAGCAAGGCCAAGAAGTATGCCATGGAGCAGAGCATCAAGATGGTGCTCATGAAGCAGACCCTcgcccatcagcagcaacaattggcCACGCAACGCACCCAGGTCCAACGGCAACAGGCTCTGGCATTGATGTGCAG AGTTTACGTCGGCAGCATATCCTTTGAGCTGAAGGAGGACACCATTCGTGTGGCCTTTACGCCCTTCGGCCCCATCAAATCCATCAACATGTCGTGGGACCCCATCACACAGAAGCACAAAGGATTCGCATTTGTGGAGTACGAAATACCCGAGGGCGCACAACTGGCACTCGAGCAGATGAATGGCGCTCTCATGGGTGGTCGCAACATCAAGGTTGGGCGTCCGAGCAACATGCCACAGGCCCAGCAGGTCATCGATGaggtgcaggaggaggcaaaGAGCTTCAATCGCATCTACGTGGCCTCCATACATCCGGATCTGTCCGAGGAGGATATCAAGAGTGTCTTCGAGGCCTTCGGACCCATTCTCTACTGCAAACTGGCACAGGGCACGTCGCTGCACACGCACAAGGGCTACGGCTTCATCGAGTATgccaacaaacaggccatGGACGAGGCCATTGCCAGCATGAATCTGTTCGATTTGGGTGGACAGTTGCTGCG TGTGGGTCGCTCCATCACACCGCCAAACGCTTTGGCTTGTCCCACAACAAATTCAACCATGCCCACggctgcggcggtggcggctgccgctgccacggcCAAGATCCAAGCCCTGGATGCTGTGGCCAGCAACGCTGTGCTGGGTCTCTCGCAGCACCCGTCAAATCTCGGCATGGCTGCGGGTGCAGTCGTCACGAAGGTGGGCAACATGCCCCTGGTGAATGCTGCCACTTCAGCGGCTGCCCTCAACCCAGGCCTGGCCATGCCAGCAGCTCCTGTGGCTGCGCTCCTTCCTCCCGGCATCTTCCAGCCTCCGACCCCAGTGACGCCCAGTCTGCTGGGCGTGCCCGCAGGCCTCCAGCCTCTGCAGGCTGTGGTTCCATCCCTGCCGCCACCTGCCctgctggccacgcccacactaCCCCTGCCCGGCACCGGACTGGGTGTGGGCCTGGGCGCGGGCGTGCTGCCCACAGTGGTCGCACCCGTGGGCAGCGTTGAGGCCACCAATGGGGCATCGGTGGCGATTGccgtgtctgctgctgccaacaatGCAGCGGCCACAGCTGCCAATCTCTCGGAGAACATCAAGAAGGCGcacgagaagcagcaggaggagctgcagaagaagCTGATGGACGAGGGCGATGTgcagacgctgcagcagcaagagaacaTGTCCATCAAGGGCCAGAGTGCACGCCAGCTGGTCATGCAGCGGCTGATGAGGCCGACGGACTCGCGTGTCATCATCCTGCGCAACATGGTGGGGCCCGAGGACGTGGACGAGACGCTGCAGGAGGAGATCCAGGAGGAGTGCAGCAAATTCGGCACCGTCAGCCGCGTCATCATCTTCAACGAGAAGCAGACGGAgaacgaggacgacgacgaggccGAGATTATAGTGAAAATCTTCGTCGAGTTCTCCGCCGGTGCCGAGGCGCAACGTGGCAAGGAGGCGCTTCACGGACGCTTCTTTGGCGGTCGGCGAGTGGTCGCCGAGCTGTACGACCAAGGCGTCTTCGACCAGGGCGACTTGTCTGGCTGA
- the LOC117895698 gene encoding protein rhomboid isoform X2 — protein MSGKRTRSFKCAVHHRDREVCSENDFQLVLSEPPLFRKMVHAVAMEILPEERDRKYYADRYTCCPPPVFIILVTVVELGFFVYHTMVTGEAAPRGPIPTDSMFIYRPDKRHEIWRFLCYMVLHAGWLHLGFNVAVQLLFGLPLEMVHGSTRIACIYFSGVLAGSLGTSIFDPEVFLVGASGGVYALLAAHLANVLLNYHQMRYGVIRLLHILVFVSFDFGFAIYARYAGEDVLLSSAAVSEVQHVTDATDTVAAVSFVAHLAGAVAGLTIGLLVLKSFEQKLHENLLWWIALGTYSALVVFAIAFNILHGFALFNMRMEKIRVTETYFSDFQP, from the exons ATGAGCGGGAAGCGAACGCGCAGCTTTAAATGTGCCGTCCACCATCGTGATCGTGAGGTGTGCTCTGAGAACGACTTTCAGCTGGTGCTGAGCGAACCGCCGCTCTTTCGCAAGATGGTGCATGCCGTGGCCATGGAGATCCTGCCCGAGGAGCGGGATCGCAAGTACTACGCAGACCGTTACACCTGCTGTCCGCCGCCCGTCTTCATTATTCTCGTAACAGTCGTAGAG TTGGGTTTCTTTGTGTATCACACGATGGTCACGGGAGAGGCGGCGCCACGTGGACCCATACCCACCGATTCAATGTTCATCTATCGGCCGGACAAGCGGCACGAGATCTGGCGGTTTCTCTGCTACATGGTGCTGcacgctggctggctgcatctGGGCTTCAATGTGGCCGtgcagctgctgtttggcCTGCCGCTGGAGATGGTCCATGGCTCGACGAGGATCGCCTGCATTTACTTCTCGGGCGTGCTGGCCGGCTCGCTGGGCACCAGCATCTTCGATCCGGAGGTGTTCCTGGTGGGCGCCAGTGGCGGTGTCTACGCTCTGCTGGCCGCCCATCTGGCCAATGTGCTGCTCAACTATCACCAAATGCGTTATGGAGTGATACGACTGCTGCATATATTAGTTTTTG tttcatttgattttggttttgccaTCTATGCGCGCTATGCCGGCGAGGATGTGCTGCTGTCGAGTGCCGCCGTCAGTGAGGTGCAGCATGTCACAGATGCCACGGATACTGTGGCCGCCGTCTCGTTTGTGGCCCATCTGGCGGGTGCTGTGGCCGGGCTCACCATCgggctgctggtgctgaagAGTTTCGAGCAGAAGCTGCACGAGAATCTCCTCTGGTGGATTGCCCTCGGCACCTACTCGGCCCTGGTGgtctttgccattgccttcAACATTCTGCATGGATTTGCTCTGTTCAATATGCGCATGGAGAAGATACGCGTCACGGAGACGTACTTTAGTGACTTTCAGCCGTGA
- the LOC117895703 gene encoding dynein light chain roadblock-type 2 — MKRNYRNLTSVVQKNAENTARITEQTSGYVVSETGSDTLMQTSFDNSTAVAIVKHLNSNFVKLAQSAVRDLDPTDKLCFLRVATRKFEYMVAPDDSFTVTVVL; from the coding sequence ATGAAGCGGAATTATCGAAATCTGACTTCTGTCGTGCAAAAAAATGCGGAGAACACGGCGCGCATCACGGAGCAGACGAGTGGATACGTGGTGTCGGAGACTGGCTCGGACACCCTCATGCAAACCTCCTTTGACAACAGCACGGCCGTTGCGATCGTCAAGCATTTGAATTCGAATTTTGTGAAATTGGCCCAAAGCGCCGTACGGGATTTGGATCCAACCGACAAGCTGTGTTTTCTCCGGGTGGCAACGCGCAAATTTGAGTACATGGTGGCGCCCGATGATTCGTTTACCGTAACAGTGGTATTGTAA
- the LOC117895694 gene encoding protein zer-1 homolog isoform X1 produces MSCKVRLMEDGSLDEEPLTLKEIAYQKLCNNLDIISSCRPDNNRLLNAGIVLPNEICDGFLENYQRFNRPLDDNVIKLFEDTQRTSLKIVNLRNSTLSSIGLETLMRHKLFALSMWYCDMITVNSHHLLAHYGDSLRSLELGISSHLLQNAEPNEKEPVDFQLTCPHLRRLVLNGVVMHHRLQFAHLHDLGHLDLTSCVLANFSLEALVMLPNLHTLILFNVWPIANQLHAICCLRRLCTLDISISSSGNGHGTYDLPDQTLEMLMDNLRHLTHLDISGTNLAGNGVATKESTNANANTKMEQQHFALTDIPGLASRTQRPLQFLGLYHTAHWACKRHDIPALEVAGDTNEQQILTAARYYHDRPVLLTRVLNDLYHLFRFENCKDIHTALDAVLSAMDRHLKFKHMQISGSATLFYIVKGRERSKFGTLLRNHIIRTLLNGMEMHLTDDTMLRNGYLTLTQFHMPADVLFEYERLIKILLHGVSKTEQEGFVQRIAIYLLNTLACQVDGRQKLFLGEMGVVSNMLTLIKDRLTRSVFDDVMEVAWSTMWNVTDETAINCKRFLIGRGMEYFLKCLHTFPDRDELLRNMMGLLGNVAEVKWLRPQLMTQEFIEVFARLLDSLSDGIEVGRANTRRGRLENGNVNRANLRFQVSYNAAGVLAHIASDGAEAWTIKSPSREHVLDRMVAAIQRWNIKSERNINYRSFEPILSLVRCYETPQCQHWAVWALANLTQVYPEKYCQLVEQENGIQILNELIEHESPYCEIKRIARLVIEQCDSGSGSERMVEG; encoded by the exons ATGAGCTGTAAGGTGCGATTGATGGAGGACGGCTCACTGGACGAGGAGCCGCTGACACTGAAGGAGATTGCCTACCAAAAGCTGTGCAACAATCTCGACATCATCAGCAGCTGTCGCCCGGACAACAATCGCCTGCTGAATGCCGGCATTGTGCTGCCCAATGAGATATGCGATGGCTTTCTGGAGAACTATCAGCGCTTCAACAGGCCACTGGACGACAATGTCATCAAGTTATTCGAGGACACACAGCGCACATCGCTGAAGATTGTCAATCTACGCAACAGCACACTCAGCAGCATAG GCCTGGAAACTCTGATGCGCCACAAACTGTTTGCCCTGTCCATGTGGTACTGTGACATGATCACCGTGAATTCGCATCATCTGCTGGCCCACTATGGCGACAGTTTGCGCTCCTTGGAGCTGGGCATAAGCTCGCATCTGCTGCAGAATGCGGAACCCAACGAGAAGGAGCCAGTGGACTTTCAGCTCACGTGTCCGCATCTGCGGCGACTCGTCCTCAATGGCGTGGTCATGCATCATCGCCTGCAGTTTGCCCATTTGCATGATTTGGGACATCTGGACCTCACCTCCTGCGTGCTGGCAAACTTCAGTTTGGAGGCTTTGGTGATGCTGCCGAACCTCCACACACTGATCCTGTTCAACGTGTGGCCCATAGCCAATCAGCTGCATGCCATCTGCTGCCTGCGACGCCTGTGCACGCTGgacatctccatctccagctcaggGAATGGCCATGGCACGTACGACCTGCCCGACCAGACGCTGGAGATGCTCATGGATAATCTGCGCCATCTGACACACCTGGATATCTCAGGCACGAATTTAGCGGGCAACGGGGTGGCCACCAAGGAGTCcaccaatgccaatgccaataccAAAATGGAGCAGCAACACTTTGCCCTCACGGACATACCCGGCCTGGCGTCACGCACCCAACGGCCGCTGCAGTTCCTGGGGCTCTATCACACGGCCCATTGGGCGTGCAAGCGGCATGACATACCCGCACTCGAGGTGGCTGGCGATACCAATGAGCAGCAGATACTAACAGCAGCACGTTACTACCACGACAGACCCGTGCTCCTGACGAGG GTACTCAACGATCTGTATCATCTGTTTCGTTTCGAGAACTGCAAGGACATACACACAGCACTGGATGCTGTACTCTCAGCCATGGATAGGCACCTCAAGTTCAAGCATATGCAAATCTCTGGAAG TGCCACATTGTTCTACATTGTCAAGGGCAGGGAACGCTCAAAGTTTGGCACTTTGCTGCGCAATCACATCATACGCACGCTGCTCAACGGCATGGAAATGCATCTCACGGACGACACAATGCTGCGGAATGGCTATCTGACACTCACACAGTTCCACATGCCAGCAGATGTG CTGTTTGAATATGAACGTCTGATCAAGATACTGCTGCATGGTGTGTCCAAGACGGAGCAGGAGGGTTTCGTGCAGCGCATTGCCATCTATTTGCTAAACACTTTGGCCTGCCAGGTGGATGGACGACAAAAGCTCTTCCTGGGCGAAATGGGTGTAGTTAGT AACATGCTGACGCTGATCAAGGATCGACTCACACGCTCCGTCTTTGATGATGTCATGGAGGTGGCCTGGTCCACCATGTGGAATGTAACCGACGAGACTGCTATTAATTGTAAGAGATTCCTCATTGGACGCGGCATGGAGTATTTCCTTAAGTGTTTACAC ACCTTTCCCGATCGCGATGAGCTGCTGCGCAACATGATGGGGCTGCTGGGCAATGTCGCAGAGGTGAAATGGCTGCGACCCCAGCTGATGACACAGGAATTCATAGAGGTGTTCGCCCGTCTGCTGGACTCCTTGAGTGACGGCATCGAGGTGGGTCGAGCGAATACGAGACGAGGGCGACTAGAGAATGGTAATGTTAACCGTGCTAACCTGCGCTTCCAGGTCAGCTACAATGCGGCCGGTGTGCTCGCGCACATTGCATCCGATGGGGCCGAGGCCTGGACCATCAAATCGCCCAGCCGTGAGCATGTGCTGGACCGCATGGTGGCCGCCATTCAGCGTTGGAACATCAAAAGTGAGCGGAACATCAACTACCGCAGCTTTGAGCCCATACTCAGTCTGGTGCGCTGCTATGAGACGCCACAATGCCAGCACTGGGCCGTCTGGGCATTGGCAAATCTGACACAG GTTTATCCGGAGAAATATTGCCAGCTGGTGGAGCAGGAGAATGGCATACAGATACTGAACGAGCTGATTGAGCACGAGAGCCCCTACTGTGAGATTAAGCGCATTGCCCGCTTGGTCATCGAGCAGTGCGATTCGGGCTCGGGGTCAGAGCGCATGGTCGAGGGCTGA